One stretch of Streptomyces peucetius DNA includes these proteins:
- a CDS encoding AMP-binding protein, which yields MELTPSAHIDTFARDRLPPAEQWPELLFDLPSLRYPQRLNCGTELLDRTIERFGADRPVFRTADGEVWSYGELRERVDRIAQVLTAELGVVPGNRVLLRGPTTPYLAACWLAVMKAGAVAVTVLAQHRAKELATVCEIAAVSHALCDVRTVDDLVKAEVPGLRITTYGGDAPGDLVRLADARTAEPYEAVATAADDVALIAFTSGTTGRPKGCMHFHRDVLAIADTFSEHVLRPGPDDVFAGSPPLGFTFGLGGLVVFPLRAGACALLLEQAGPGQLLPAIAEHRVSVLFTAPTAYRVMLDQLDGHDTASLRRCVSAGENLPAATWRAWQERTGQRIINGIGATELLHIFISAADEAIRPGTTGVPVPGWQARVVDGEGLPVPDGEPGLLAVRGPVGCRYLADDRQTQYVQGGWNLTGDTYVREPDGRFRYVARADDMIISAGYNIAGPEVEDALLHHPDVAEAAVVGRPDELRGQVAVAYVVLRDGATGDDAAAEALRDFVKQRLTPFKCPRQIVFLDALPRTPTGKLQRFRLRALE from the coding sequence ATGGAGCTGACACCCTCGGCCCACATCGACACCTTCGCGCGCGACCGCCTGCCGCCCGCGGAACAGTGGCCGGAACTTCTCTTCGACCTGCCTTCGCTGCGGTACCCGCAGCGCCTCAACTGCGGCACGGAGCTGCTGGACCGCACGATCGAGCGCTTCGGCGCCGACCGCCCCGTCTTCCGCACCGCCGATGGCGAGGTCTGGTCGTACGGAGAGCTGCGCGAACGGGTCGACCGGATCGCGCAGGTGCTCACCGCGGAGCTCGGCGTCGTCCCGGGCAACCGGGTGCTGCTGCGTGGGCCGACGACGCCGTATCTCGCGGCGTGCTGGCTGGCCGTGATGAAGGCGGGCGCCGTGGCCGTCACGGTGCTGGCGCAGCACCGGGCCAAGGAGCTGGCGACGGTGTGCGAGATCGCCGCCGTCTCGCACGCGCTCTGCGACGTGCGGACGGTCGACGACCTGGTCAAGGCGGAGGTGCCGGGGCTGCGCATCACCACGTACGGCGGGGACGCGCCCGGCGACCTGGTGCGGCTCGCGGACGCGCGGACGGCGGAGCCGTACGAGGCGGTGGCGACCGCGGCCGACGACGTCGCGCTGATCGCCTTCACCTCGGGAACCACCGGCCGACCCAAAGGGTGCATGCACTTCCACCGGGACGTGCTGGCGATCGCCGACACGTTCTCCGAGCATGTGCTGCGGCCCGGGCCGGACGACGTGTTCGCCGGCAGCCCGCCGCTCGGATTCACCTTCGGGCTCGGCGGTCTGGTCGTCTTCCCCCTGCGCGCCGGTGCCTGCGCCCTGCTGCTCGAGCAGGCGGGCCCGGGGCAGCTGCTGCCGGCGATCGCGGAGCACCGGGTGTCGGTGCTGTTCACCGCGCCGACCGCGTACCGGGTGATGCTGGACCAGCTCGACGGGCACGACACCGCCTCGCTGCGGCGGTGTGTCTCGGCAGGGGAGAACCTGCCCGCCGCGACGTGGCGGGCGTGGCAGGAACGGACCGGGCAGCGGATCATCAACGGCATCGGCGCCACCGAACTGCTGCACATCTTCATCTCCGCGGCGGACGAGGCGATCAGACCCGGCACCACCGGCGTCCCGGTACCGGGATGGCAGGCGCGTGTGGTGGACGGCGAGGGACTGCCGGTGCCGGACGGGGAACCCGGGCTGCTCGCCGTCCGCGGTCCCGTGGGCTGCCGCTATCTGGCCGACGACCGGCAGACCCAGTACGTGCAAGGCGGCTGGAACCTCACCGGTGACACGTATGTCCGCGAGCCCGACGGGCGCTTCCGTTACGTCGCCCGCGCCGACGACATGATCATCTCCGCCGGGTACAACATCGCCGGACCGGAGGTCGAGGACGCGCTGCTGCACCATCCGGACGTCGCGGAGGCCGCGGTCGTGGGCCGGCCCGACGAGCTGAGGGGCCAGGTCGCGGTGGCGTACGTCGTCCTGCGCGACGGCGCCACGGGCGACGACGCGGCCGCCGAGGCGCTGCGGGACTTCGTCAAGCAGCGGCTGACGCCGTTCAAGTGCCCGCGGCAGATCGTCTTCCTGGACGCCCTGCCGCGCACGCCGACCGGCAAGCTGCAGCGGTTCCGGCTGCGAGCCCTAGAGTGA
- a CDS encoding acyl-CoA dehydrogenase family protein, translated as MPVFSLDPVQTAWCAELRTLAEQRLRPLAEKGEDGRVNRPLVAALGELGLLNRLFTAGALELCLLRESLAHGCTEAETALALQGLGTSPLVQAGTEAQRGRWLPDVVAGRAVAAFALSEPGAGSDAAALTLKAVPDGRGWRLSGEKRWISNAPEADFYTVFARTTEGAGARGITAFLVPGDRPGLTGAALEMLSPHPIGALTFDDVPVGADDVLGEPDRGFRVAMNTLNRFRPSVGAFAVGMAQAALDATISHTSGRRAFGGALGDLQSVAHRVAEMATRTEAARLLVYAAAAAYDAGAADVPKRSAMAKMLATETAQYVVDSAVQLHGARALQRGHLLEHLYREVRAPRIYEGATEVQRTIIAKELYAEEHPAEERSR; from the coding sequence ATGCCCGTATTCTCGCTCGATCCGGTACAGACCGCCTGGTGTGCCGAACTGCGCACCCTGGCAGAGCAGCGGCTGCGCCCCCTCGCGGAGAAGGGCGAGGACGGCCGTGTCAACCGCCCCTTGGTCGCAGCCCTCGGCGAACTGGGTCTGCTGAACCGCCTGTTCACCGCCGGGGCGCTCGAACTGTGCCTGCTCCGTGAGTCACTGGCCCACGGCTGCACCGAGGCCGAGACCGCGCTGGCCCTCCAGGGACTCGGCACCTCGCCGCTGGTCCAGGCGGGTACCGAGGCGCAGCGCGGACGCTGGCTCCCCGACGTCGTCGCGGGGCGTGCCGTCGCCGCCTTCGCCCTCAGCGAGCCCGGCGCGGGCTCCGACGCCGCCGCCCTCACCCTGAAAGCCGTGCCGGACGGCCGGGGCTGGCGGCTCAGCGGCGAGAAACGGTGGATCTCCAACGCCCCCGAGGCCGACTTCTACACCGTCTTCGCCCGGACGACCGAAGGCGCCGGAGCCCGCGGGATCACCGCCTTCCTCGTCCCCGGCGACCGCCCGGGCCTGACCGGCGCCGCGCTGGAGATGCTCTCGCCGCACCCGATCGGCGCGCTCACCTTCGACGACGTCCCGGTCGGCGCCGACGACGTGCTCGGTGAGCCCGACCGCGGCTTCCGCGTCGCCATGAACACCCTCAACCGCTTCCGGCCCAGTGTCGGCGCCTTCGCCGTCGGCATGGCGCAGGCGGCCCTGGACGCGACCATCAGCCACACATCGGGCCGGCGGGCCTTCGGCGGCGCGCTCGGCGACCTGCAGTCGGTCGCCCATCGCGTCGCGGAGATGGCCACCCGCACGGAAGCCGCCCGGCTGCTCGTGTACGCAGCCGCAGCCGCGTACGACGCCGGCGCCGCCGACGTGCCGAAGCGCTCCGCGATGGCCAAGATGCTCGCCACGGAGACCGCCCAGTACGTCGTCGACTCGGCCGTACAACTGCACGGGGCCAGGGCCCTCCAGCGCGGCCACCTCCTCGAACACCTCTACCGCGAGGTCCGGGCGCCCCGGATCTACGAGGGCGCCACCGAGGTCCAGCGCACGATCATCGCGAAGGAGCTCTACGCCGAGGAACACCCCGCAGAGGAAAGGTCCCGATGA
- a CDS encoding RidA family protein, producing the protein MTLSRHNPAELSPPAGFSHAVTATGSRLVFLAGQTALDTDGKVVGGTLPEQFETALTNLLTALASAGGTPHDLARVTVYATDVADYRAHAAELGRIWRRSAGRDYPAMAVIGVVRLWDEQCLVEVDGVAVMP; encoded by the coding sequence ATGACGCTGTCCCGTCACAACCCGGCCGAACTGTCCCCGCCCGCCGGCTTCTCCCACGCCGTCACCGCCACCGGCTCGCGGCTGGTCTTCCTCGCGGGCCAGACCGCCCTCGACACCGACGGCAAGGTCGTCGGCGGGACGCTCCCCGAGCAGTTCGAGACCGCCCTGACCAACCTCCTCACCGCCCTCGCCTCGGCCGGCGGCACCCCTCACGACCTGGCGCGCGTCACCGTCTACGCGACCGACGTCGCCGACTACCGCGCCCACGCCGCCGAACTGGGCCGGATCTGGCGCCGGTCGGCCGGCCGCGACTACCCGGCGATGGCGGTCATCGGGGTCGTACGGCTCTGGGACGAGCAGTGCCTCGTCGAGGTGGACGGGGTGGCGGTCATGCCCTGA
- a CDS encoding MFS transporter has protein sequence MALFVIASCQLMVVLDITIVNIALPHIQRSLEFSTTSLSWVVNAYTLTFGGLLLLGGRAGDILGRRRVFMFGVLLFVLASLLGGLAQSSGQLLAARALQGVGGAIASPTSLALITTTFTEGPARNRAFGVFAAVSAGGGAIGLLAGGMLVEWLDWRWVLFVNVPIGLLIAFAAPRWIRESGRHPGHFDLSGALLSTLGMVSLVYGFIRAAQHGWRDAYTLASFSAALVLLTAFLMVERRSKQPITPLHMFADRNRAGTYGMMLGLAAAMFGMFFFLTLFVQNVLGFGPLRAGLAFLPVSAVIAVGAGLASQLLPKYGPKPFMVTGAALAAAGLAWLTLTDIHSTYAGSILGPMLVFSLGMGMQFVSLTLMALSGVPTHESGAASGLLNATQQVGGSLGLSILVTVFGTVSGNEAKDQIPRFMAEATPAERLAFRRTGELPPPWGDQVLTSGVSAAFVMAAVFAVLAALIAVLAIQVRPADLERLKGGVGPGA, from the coding sequence ATGGCCCTCTTCGTCATCGCCTCGTGCCAGCTGATGGTGGTCCTCGACATCACCATCGTGAACATCGCGCTGCCGCACATCCAGCGCTCGCTGGAGTTCTCCACCACCAGCCTGTCCTGGGTGGTCAACGCCTACACGCTCACGTTCGGCGGCCTGCTGCTGCTCGGCGGGAGGGCCGGCGACATCCTCGGCAGGCGGCGTGTCTTCATGTTCGGCGTGCTGCTCTTCGTGCTGGCGTCCCTGCTCGGCGGGCTCGCCCAGAGCTCCGGCCAGCTGCTGGCCGCGCGGGCCCTGCAGGGGGTCGGCGGCGCGATCGCCTCGCCGACCTCCCTGGCGCTGATCACCACCACGTTCACCGAGGGCCCCGCACGCAACCGTGCCTTCGGTGTCTTCGCTGCTGTCTCCGCGGGAGGTGGCGCGATCGGGCTGCTGGCCGGCGGCATGCTCGTCGAATGGCTCGACTGGCGCTGGGTGCTGTTCGTCAACGTGCCGATCGGCCTGCTCATCGCCTTCGCCGCACCCCGCTGGATCAGGGAGTCGGGGCGCCACCCCGGCCACTTCGACCTCTCCGGCGCGCTGCTCTCCACCCTCGGCATGGTCTCGCTCGTCTACGGGTTCATCCGCGCCGCCCAGCACGGCTGGCGCGACGCGTACACCCTGGCCTCGTTCAGTGCGGCGCTGGTGCTGCTCACGGCCTTCCTCATGGTGGAGCGGCGCTCGAAGCAGCCGATCACGCCGCTGCACATGTTCGCCGACCGCAACCGTGCGGGCACCTACGGCATGATGCTGGGGCTCGCCGCCGCCATGTTCGGCATGTTCTTCTTCCTTACCCTCTTCGTCCAGAACGTGCTGGGCTTCGGCCCTCTGCGGGCGGGGCTGGCCTTCCTCCCGGTGAGCGCGGTCATCGCCGTCGGCGCCGGCCTGGCGTCCCAGCTGCTGCCGAAGTACGGCCCGAAGCCGTTCATGGTGACGGGTGCCGCCCTGGCCGCCGCCGGGCTGGCGTGGCTCACCCTCACCGACATCCACTCCACCTACGCCGGCAGCATCCTCGGCCCGATGCTGGTCTTCAGTCTCGGAATGGGCATGCAGTTCGTGTCCCTGACGCTGATGGCGCTGTCCGGGGTGCCGACGCACGAGTCGGGCGCGGCCTCCGGACTGCTGAACGCCACCCAGCAGGTCGGCGGTTCCCTGGGATTGTCGATACTGGTCACGGTCTTCGGCACCGTCAGCGGCAACGAGGCGAAGGACCAGATCCCCCGCTTCATGGCGGAGGCCACTCCGGCGGAGCGGCTCGCGTTCCGGCGCACCGGTGAACTGCCGCCGCCCTGGGGCGACCAGGTGCTCACGTCCGGTGTCTCGGCCGCCTTCGTCATGGCCGCGGTCTTCGCCGTGCTGGCCGCCCTGATCGCGGTGCTGGCCATCCAGGTCCGTCCGGCCGACCTGGAGCGACTCAAGGGCGGTGTCGGTCCCGGTGCCTGA
- a CDS encoding SPW repeat protein translates to MTTHADIEQHPDLAEMRSRFERATSTPRAQAVETLALITGLYLAASPWIAGFSGLTNLAVANLITGIAFALCMGGFSSAYERTHAMAWTACAIGAWTIISPWVVAGAMDTTRSVVNNVIVGAVALLCGLAMAATAGTRGARGRRRGPGPSPAD, encoded by the coding sequence ATGACCACTCACGCAGACATCGAGCAACACCCGGACCTGGCCGAGATGCGTTCCCGCTTCGAGCGGGCCACCAGCACGCCGCGCGCCCAGGCCGTTGAGACACTGGCTCTCATCACGGGCCTCTACCTGGCGGCCTCGCCATGGATCGCCGGCTTCAGCGGGCTGACCAACCTGGCCGTGGCCAATCTGATCACCGGAATCGCCTTCGCCCTGTGCATGGGCGGCTTCAGCTCGGCATACGAGCGCACCCATGCCATGGCATGGACGGCATGCGCGATCGGCGCGTGGACGATCATCTCCCCCTGGGTCGTCGCCGGTGCGATGGACACGACACGCAGCGTCGTCAACAACGTCATCGTCGGTGCGGTCGCGTTGCTCTGCGGCCTGGCCATGGCCGCCACGGCAGGCACACGGGGCGCCCGAGGCCGTCGTCGTGGCCCCGGACCGAGCCCCGCCGACTGA
- a CDS encoding Gmad2 immunoglobulin-like domain-containing protein, which translates to MNIWLTSRLVAVAATTALVLTGCTGSGGSTNASASPSGGPRASAQPSGGPKSDAPTTPSTGATPTASASGRGEPMPGFPGLQPLWPFSTLGQAEKWESQFRAGGHQPWHLDAEQTALSFTRNYLGFEGLDRVTSRAVDGREARIGVGLSGTESTGTAAVVHLVRYGTGPDAPWEVVGTDDTTFTLTAPAYGSVVRSPVTVGGRMTGVDESVRVEVRQPSAERPLGTSCCTSAGGKEQPWQSSVSFTGAVDPVLTIVASTGGHVAEVERFAVTAVRSG; encoded by the coding sequence ATGAACATCTGGCTCACGTCCCGGCTCGTCGCCGTGGCCGCCACGACCGCTCTCGTACTCACCGGCTGCACCGGCTCCGGCGGCTCCACGAACGCGTCCGCGTCACCGTCCGGCGGACCGAGGGCGTCCGCGCAGCCGTCGGGCGGCCCCAAGTCCGACGCACCCACCACCCCGTCCACCGGCGCGACGCCGACCGCGTCCGCGTCAGGCCGCGGCGAGCCGATGCCGGGCTTCCCCGGCCTCCAGCCGCTGTGGCCGTTCTCCACGCTCGGCCAGGCCGAGAAGTGGGAGAGCCAGTTCCGCGCCGGCGGCCATCAGCCCTGGCATCTCGACGCGGAACAGACCGCTCTGTCGTTCACCCGGAACTACCTGGGCTTCGAGGGCCTCGACCGGGTCACCTCACGGGCCGTCGACGGACGTGAGGCGCGTATCGGCGTCGGACTGAGCGGGACCGAGTCCACCGGCACCGCGGCGGTCGTCCACCTCGTGCGCTACGGCACCGGACCGGACGCCCCCTGGGAGGTGGTGGGCACCGACGACACGACGTTCACCCTGACCGCGCCCGCCTACGGATCGGTCGTACGCTCCCCGGTCACGGTCGGCGGGCGGATGACCGGTGTCGACGAGAGCGTCCGCGTGGAGGTGCGGCAGCCGTCGGCGGAGAGGCCGTTGGGCACCTCATGCTGCACTTCGGCGGGCGGCAAGGAACAGCCCTGGCAGTCGTCCGTCTCGTTCACCGGCGCCGTCGACCCCGTGCTGACGATCGTCGCGTCCACCGGCGGCCACGTGGCCGAGGTCGAACGGTTCGCGGTCACGGCGGTACGCAGCGGCTGA
- a CDS encoding DUF6766 family protein: protein MSSRTATASGRTGRLGRFLRDNGLGLAFITAFLVVLVAQAFAGHAAYNNRLLTDGMARAGLGDYITSSDFGVDVMENWQSEYLQFFLYIFATVWLVQRGSPESKELHKAGRESDEDQMVGERARDDSPGWAASRGWRQGAYARSLGMVMGLIFLLSWLAQSITGTAAHNERRLRRLQAPTSWSEYVFSADFWSRTLQNWQSELLAIGSMAILSIYLRQRGSPEFKPVGSGHAETGVEG, encoded by the coding sequence ATGAGCTCCCGTACCGCCACGGCATCAGGAAGGACCGGCAGGCTCGGGCGCTTCCTGCGCGACAACGGGCTGGGACTGGCCTTCATCACCGCCTTCCTGGTCGTGCTCGTCGCCCAGGCCTTCGCCGGACACGCCGCGTACAACAACCGACTCCTCACCGACGGAATGGCCCGGGCCGGCCTCGGGGACTACATCACCTCGTCGGACTTCGGCGTCGACGTGATGGAGAACTGGCAGTCCGAATACCTCCAGTTCTTCCTCTACATCTTCGCCACCGTGTGGCTCGTGCAGCGCGGCTCCCCGGAATCGAAGGAACTCCACAAGGCCGGAAGGGAGTCCGACGAGGACCAGATGGTCGGCGAGCGCGCCCGGGACGACTCACCCGGCTGGGCGGCGTCCCGCGGCTGGCGGCAGGGCGCCTACGCCCGCTCCCTCGGCATGGTCATGGGCCTGATCTTCCTGCTGTCCTGGCTCGCCCAGTCCATCACCGGCACCGCCGCCCACAACGAACGCCGGCTCAGGCGGCTCCAGGCGCCCACCAGCTGGTCCGAGTACGTGTTCTCCGCGGACTTCTGGAGCCGGACCCTGCAGAACTGGCAGTCCGAGCTGCTCGCCATCGGCTCCATGGCGATCCTCTCCATCTACCTGCGCCAGCGCGGCTCACCGGAATTCAAACCCGTCGGTTCGGGCCACGCCGAAACCGGCGTCGAGGGCTGA
- a CDS encoding ATP-binding protein → MALIFVPAQTRTTVAWCGLAAVVLTVLTSAGTARRTRAVDAARYEQASTEAQAYFAQREAALIGRLSDQRATTVWLAEELLPAAVARLQKGDPASEIMQSVRFGEHLDSEFREALRAALRTLLEAVEAEEHTRDSSQRALVAIARRVQAIVHQLAKDLRSMQILHGTDVVVSHGLQDIDHRNALIGRLAASIAVLGDARPGRQWSKAIPLYDVLRGAMSRIVDYPRVKLQSVTEVAVIGPGAEPLIHLLAELLDNATTFSPPDTPVDVTASEVPSGIAIEIEDRGVGLTEEVRQRVDRVMAQSSSGIQLAGLGEVTQLGLAVVSRLAREHGLDVDLRTSAYGGVRAVVLVPRSLITTVQQPAANAALPPARKHTDGPIVPRQTPPGPDASDAVEVRATVNGLPQRRRESPVPKPVVRTTPHPPAAPAASPGNNGMPRQPGLMWEAFNGDKRSSAEPSTENSESSDEGE, encoded by the coding sequence ATGGCGCTGATCTTCGTCCCTGCGCAGACACGGACAACCGTCGCCTGGTGCGGTCTTGCCGCGGTCGTCCTGACGGTCCTCACCTCGGCCGGGACGGCGCGCCGGACGCGCGCGGTGGACGCGGCCCGCTACGAGCAGGCGAGTACCGAGGCGCAGGCGTACTTCGCGCAACGCGAGGCCGCACTGATCGGGCGCCTGTCCGATCAGCGGGCCACCACCGTGTGGCTGGCCGAGGAGCTTCTCCCCGCGGCAGTCGCCCGGCTGCAGAAGGGCGACCCGGCCTCGGAGATCATGCAGTCCGTCAGGTTCGGGGAACACCTCGACAGCGAGTTCAGGGAAGCGCTCCGGGCAGCTCTGCGGACACTCCTGGAAGCCGTGGAGGCCGAGGAGCACACACGGGACTCCTCCCAGCGAGCACTGGTGGCCATCGCGCGCCGGGTCCAGGCGATCGTGCATCAACTCGCCAAGGACCTCCGGTCCATGCAGATCCTCCACGGTACGGATGTCGTGGTCTCCCACGGCCTGCAGGACATCGACCACCGCAATGCCCTGATCGGCCGCCTCGCCGCCAGCATCGCGGTACTGGGTGACGCGCGGCCGGGGCGCCAGTGGTCGAAGGCGATCCCGCTCTACGACGTCCTGCGTGGGGCCATGTCACGGATCGTGGACTACCCCCGCGTGAAACTGCAGTCGGTGACAGAGGTGGCCGTGATCGGCCCGGGGGCCGAACCGCTGATCCACCTGCTCGCCGAACTGCTCGACAACGCCACGACCTTCTCGCCGCCGGACACCCCCGTCGACGTGACCGCGAGCGAGGTGCCCTCCGGCATCGCGATCGAGATCGAGGACCGAGGGGTCGGACTCACCGAGGAAGTCCGGCAGCGCGTCGACCGCGTCATGGCCCAGTCGTCGTCCGGCATCCAACTGGCCGGCCTGGGCGAGGTGACACAACTCGGCCTGGCCGTCGTCAGCAGGCTGGCCCGCGAGCACGGCCTCGACGTCGACCTGCGCACCTCCGCCTACGGAGGCGTTCGGGCCGTCGTGCTCGTTCCGAGGAGCCTGATCACCACGGTGCAGCAGCCTGCCGCGAACGCCGCCCTACCGCCCGCGCGGAAGCACACGGACGGACCGATCGTGCCGAGACAGACGCCACCGGGCCCTGACGCATCGGATGCCGTCGAGGTCAGGGCGACCGTCAACGGGCTCCCGCAACGGCGACGCGAGTCACCCGTCCCGAAACCGGTCGTCCGCACCACCCCCCATCCCCCCGCTGCTCCGGCCGCCTCCCCGGGAAACAACGGAATGCCCCGGCAACCGGGCCTGATGTGGGAGGCGTTCAACGGCGACAAGAGATCGAGCGCCGAACCTTCCACTGAAAACAGCGAGTCATCAGATGAGGGTGAGTAA
- a CDS encoding roadblock/LC7 domain-containing protein — protein MQPLPNIDWMLKELTASVPYVRHVVVLSSDGLCIGQADTEPDTADGIAAACSGIQSLAKAIAQKFPHGDGSTRMVGIEVDGGYFSLMAAGPGAYLAVLADEEVDAGLLGDRMRTLVVRIGQHMTSPPRDDVGRAM, from the coding sequence ATGCAGCCACTGCCCAACATTGACTGGATGCTCAAGGAGCTCACGGCCAGCGTCCCGTACGTGCGGCACGTGGTCGTCCTGTCGTCCGACGGTCTGTGCATCGGTCAGGCGGACACGGAGCCCGACACCGCTGATGGGATCGCCGCCGCCTGCTCGGGCATCCAGAGCCTGGCGAAGGCCATCGCCCAGAAGTTCCCGCACGGGGACGGCTCGACGCGGATGGTCGGGATCGAGGTCGACGGCGGGTACTTCTCCCTGATGGCGGCCGGACCCGGCGCCTATCTCGCGGTGCTGGCCGACGAGGAAGTGGACGCCGGGCTGCTCGGCGACCGGATGCGGACGCTCGTCGTCCGGATCGGCCAGCACATGACCAGCCCGCCCCGCGATGACGTCGGGCGGGCGATGTGA
- a CDS encoding DUF742 domain-containing protein has translation MTSENQDTWDEGSPVPLFVITGGPGSSAEAFNLVTLIAARSTPEPGMQPEQAAIVSMCRYPLSVAEISAYLSLPFSVVTVLLSKLVDDGRVEATAPVPVASYPELGLLEAVIHGLRKL, from the coding sequence GTGACGTCAGAGAACCAGGACACATGGGACGAAGGCAGTCCCGTGCCGCTCTTCGTCATCACCGGTGGCCCGGGTTCCTCGGCCGAGGCCTTCAACCTCGTCACCCTCATCGCAGCGAGGTCCACACCGGAACCCGGTATGCAGCCCGAACAGGCGGCGATCGTCTCCATGTGCCGATACCCGCTGTCGGTGGCCGAGATCTCGGCGTATCTCAGTCTTCCGTTCAGCGTCGTCACGGTGCTGCTCTCCAAACTCGTCGACGACGGCCGGGTCGAGGCCACCGCTCCCGTGCCCGTCGCGTCATACCCCGAACTCGGCCTTCTGGAGGCGGTGATCCATGGACTACGTAAGCTCTGA
- a CDS encoding GTP-binding protein, producing MDYVSSDAPTAGPRGTDVLLPHGARGVKVVIVGGFGVGKTTMVGSVSEIPPLTTEETMTQAGVGIDHNPGAEGKSTTTVAMDFGRISINRELILYLFGTPGQERFWFLWNGIFEGAFGAVVLVDTRRIDVCFEVITRLEDRRVPFIVAVNTFPEAPQHPISALRTALALNESVPIVTCDARDRSSCRDALLSLMVYLRTLAAAQESA from the coding sequence ATGGACTACGTAAGCTCTGACGCACCCACTGCCGGCCCGCGCGGCACCGACGTGCTGCTGCCCCACGGCGCCAGGGGAGTCAAGGTCGTGATCGTCGGCGGCTTCGGGGTCGGCAAGACGACCATGGTCGGATCGGTGAGCGAGATCCCGCCCCTGACCACCGAAGAGACCATGACCCAGGCGGGCGTCGGGATCGACCACAATCCCGGAGCCGAAGGCAAGAGCACCACGACCGTCGCCATGGACTTCGGCCGGATCAGCATCAACCGGGAACTGATCCTCTATCTCTTCGGGACCCCGGGGCAGGAGCGCTTCTGGTTCCTGTGGAACGGCATCTTCGAGGGCGCGTTCGGCGCCGTCGTCCTTGTCGACACACGCAGGATCGATGTCTGCTTCGAGGTCATCACCCGGCTCGAGGACCGCCGGGTCCCCTTCATCGTGGCCGTCAACACCTTCCCGGAGGCCCCGCAGCACCCCATATCAGCCCTGCGCACCGCTCTGGCCCTCAACGAGTCCGTGCCCATCGTCACCTGTGACGCACGTGATCGGTCGTCCTGCCGCGACGCCCTGCTCTCGCTGATGGTCTATCTGCGCACCCTCGCCGCCGCTCAGGAGTCCGCATGA